A window of the Cucurbita pepo subsp. pepo cultivar mu-cu-16 chromosome LG01, ASM280686v2, whole genome shotgun sequence genome harbors these coding sequences:
- the LOC111806819 gene encoding LOW QUALITY PROTEIN: serine decarboxylase (The sequence of the model RefSeq protein was modified relative to this genomic sequence to represent the inferred CDS: substituted 1 base at 1 genomic stop codon), whose protein sequence is MVGSAMGMSEKNGEAEILIGDLDPSGLFLESLTNGMDLDGEHHAELKQNGKREIVLGRNVHTTCFTITEPDANDESTGDKDAYMASVLARYRKNLVERTKHHLGYPYNLDFDYGALGQLQHFSINNLGDPFIESNYGVHSRQFEVGVLDWFARLWEIEKNDYWGYITNCGTEGNLHGILVGLWXIXDGILYASQESHYSVFKAARMYRMDCVKVGTLISGEIDCADLKLKLLANKDKPAILNVNIGTTVKGAVDDLDLVIQTLNECGFSNDRFYIHCDGALFGLMMPFVKRAPKVSFKKPIGSVSVSGHKFIGCPMPCGVQLTRLEHINALSRNVEYLASRDATIMGSRNGHAPIFLWYTLNRKGYTGFQKEVQKCLRNAHYLKGRLLDAGISAMLNELSSTVVFERPRDEEFVRRWQLACEGNIAHVVVMPNVIQEKLDDFIAELTEKRSTWYAEDKDQPPCLAAELGKENCACKLHRT, encoded by the exons ATGGTTGGCAGCGCGATGGGGATGAGTGAGAAGAACGGTGAGGCTGAGATTTTGATCGGAGATTTGGATCCCAGTGGTCTTTTTTTGGAGTCTCTGACCAACGGCATGGATCTCGATGGAGAACATCATGCGGAATTGAAACAGAATGGGAAGAGGGAGATTGTGCTCGGTAGAAATGTCCACACTACTTGTTTCACCATCACCGAGCCAGATGCCAATGATGAATCCACTGGTGACAAGGATGCTTACATGGCTAGTGTGTTGGCTCGCTATAGAAAGAATCTCGTCGAGAGGACTAAGCATCATTTAG GTTACCCTTATAATTTGGACTTCGATTACGGTGCTCTGGGTCAGTTGCAGCATTTCTCGATTAACAATCTCGGCGATCCGTTCATTGAAAGCAATTACGGTGTGCACTCGAGGCAGTTTGAGGTTGGGGTTTTGGATTGGTTTGCTCGTCTTTGGgagattgagaaaaatgaCTATTGGGGTTACATTACAAATTGTGGCACAGAAGGCAACCTTCATGGGATTCTCGTCGGGTTA TGGTGAATTNCAGATGGGATTCTATATGCTTCTCAGGAATCTCATTATTCCGTTTTTAAAGCGGCTAGAATGTATAGAATGGACTGTGTGAAGGTTGGAACTCTGATATCTGGTGAGATCGATTGTGCTGACCTTAAACTCAAGTTGCTTGCTAACAAAGACAAGCCAGCTATACTCAATGTCAATATTG GAACCACTGTGAAAGGAGCCGTGGATGATCTTGATCTTGTGATACAAACACTCAACGAATGTGGATTCTCAAATGATCGGTTCTATATTCATTGTGATGGGGCATTGTTTGGACTTATGATGCCTTTTGTCAAACGT GCACCAAAGGTCTCGTTTAAGAAGCCCATTGGAAGTGTTAGTGTTTCAGGTCACAAGTTCATTGGATGTCCAATGCCTTGTGGTGTTCAGCTTACAAGGTTGGAGCATATAAATGCCCTCTCAAGGAATGTTGAGTATCTAGCCTCAAGGGATGCCACAATCATGGGAAGCCGGAATGGCCATGCTCCTATCTTCCTTTGGTACACCCTCAACAGAAAAGGCTATACAGGATTTCAAAAGGAAGTTCAGAAGTGTCTCAGAAATGCACACTACCTGAAAGGCCGGCTTCTTGACGCAGGAATTAGCGCAATGCTGAATGAACTTAGCAGCACCGTTGTGTTTGAACGACCCCGAGATGAAGAGTTTGTTCGTAGGTGGCAGCTTGCATGCGAAGGAAATATTGCTCATGTTGTGGTAATGCCCAATGTTATCCAAGAGAAGCTGGATGATTTCATAGCAGAATTGACCGAAAAACGCTCAACCTGGTATGCTGAAGACAAAGATCAACCTCCTTGCCTCGCAGCAGAGTTGGGAAAGGAAAACTGTGCCTGTAAGTTGCACAGGACTTGA
- the LOC111806796 gene encoding transcription factor VIP1-like, whose protein sequence is MMDLNFTARKPPQTATRMDIEQMPETPQRGYHHRRSHSDTSFRFANFDDLLLFDHPDHDLSSSLRSPSPSPSPTPVGARMALDSFNSKSPDDASASKPKASNDTSASDFFGAHCRSLSMDSDFFDGLGIAGDGSDGEVLGGRVTVGEKKIGRHRHSNSMDGALTSSFEAESTGVIDCSKKAMAPDKLAELALMDPKRAKRILANRQSAARSKERKIRYTNELEKKVQMLQSEATSLSAQVTVLQRDTTELTTENRELKLRLQAMEQQAQLRDALNETLKEEVQRLKIAAAQLPVANGSSFNIGGGALPPQFHTLQPSLHQFGNSQNHQQ, encoded by the exons ATGATGGATTTGAACTTCACCGCCCGGAAACCGCCGCAGACGGCGACGAGGATGGACATAGAACAGATGCCGGAGACTCCACAGCGTGGCTATCACCATCGCCGTTCTCACTCCGATACATCTTTCCGCTTTGCTAATTTCGACGATCTTCTCCTCTTCGATCATCCCGACCACGATTTATCATCTTCCCTTCGTTCTCCCTCGCCGTCGCCGTCTCCGACGCCGGTGGGCGCTCGTATGGCTCTCGATTCCTTCAATTCAAAGTCCCCTGACGACGCCTCTGCCTCGAAACCTAAAGCTAGTAACGATACCTCGGCTTCGGACTTCTTTGGTGCTCACTGCCGGAGTTTGTCGATGGATTCAGACTTCTTCGACGGCTTAGGGATCGCCGGAGACGGCAGCGACGGTGAGGTACTTGGCGGGAGGGTAACGGTCGGGGAGAAGAAGATCGGTCGCCATAGGCATAGCAATTCCATGGATGGCGCTTTGACCTCGTCGTTTGAAGCTGAATCCACCGGCGTAATTGATTGCTCCAAGAAGGCCATGGCACCTGATAAACTCGCTGAGCTTGCTTTGATGGACCCTAAAAGAGCTAAGAG GATCCTGGCGAACAGACAATCTGCTGCACGATCCAAGGAGAGGAAAATACGTTACACAAACGAATTAGAGAAGAAGGTGCAGATGCTTCAATCAGAAGCGACTTCCCTTTCTGCACAGGTCACTGTATTACAG AGAGATACCACTGAATTGACTACTGAAAACAGAGAGCTTAAACTAAGGCTGCAGGCCATGGAGCAACAAGCCCAACTCAGAGATG CACTGAACGAGACATTGAAGGAGGAAGTGCAACGGCTGAAGATAGCTGCAGCTCAATTGCCTGTTGCAAATGGCAGCTCGTTCAACATTGGAGGAGGGGCGCTACCCCCTCAATTCCATACTCTCCAGCCATCCTTGCATCAGTTTGGCAACTCTCAGAATCATCAACAGTAA